TTGGAATGTGGCAGGTACCCGTGGAACTAATGAGGTACATGAAAGCTGCTCGGACACCACGGTTCTAATAAAAACTTCATGACACAATGGACACATATTATAGCCTAATGTCTAGTAAAGAttacatttttataattttcttgaaaACATAGCAGATAAAGGTAGGATTTTTATGCAAATTATGAAATACTAGCTAAAACCAAGTTCTTGGCTTGGCAACTGAACTCATTCACAATATTCTAACAGAGACAAAATTTTCTACCCAACCCCACGAAAAACTCGACATTTCCTTTCTAATGGAATTAGTACCTGAACTGAGGAGATTAATCTTGCACCATTGAAGTCAGAATGGGAAGATTGGAGGACAGAGAAAGAAGGCTGTTTGGGTTGAATAGCAACCAAACTAGCCATGATGTTGTTGATTTGATGCCTCTTACTTCTTCAGTGTGAAGAACTTGGGGCAGAgaatagagaagaagaaaaaggactaTGGTGATTGTCTTGCTATTGTTGTTGGCGTTGTCCATTTCTTCTACTTCTAGTGATGATGATTTGTTCTCATTCTTACAATTGAGATAAGACAGAGACCCCACTTGTAATCCCTCCACAATTTTCAGTTATATATCCACACTTACCACAGCCTCTATTTCAAAGACAAAACCATAGCCTCTCAATCTTACATTTCTTGATTGGCGCAGAAAGACAGTAAAAACACTTTTTAAGTTTTTGGTCTCCACCAACTGTAAAATTAATTTCTACATATTACTGTTAAGagttttttatataaaagttagTACGCGTGAGTACTAATATGATCTCAGCATAACTAAGTGCAGGCTTGATAATGTACACGTATGCAACGTTCAGCTGTTAATATTGGTATTCAGTATGTCATCTATTTTAATGTTtgcttagcatctttgttttgaataatcaatttcatgtaaaagcagtcatatttattttcatatcatTCTTTCAGTTTCAGATTCCGTCAGAACTAACAACAGCATATCCAAGTGGAGTCTGGAGGAGAATTCATAAGTTGTGGGGCAAATTTCAGATACATTTATGCATATAGCCCATATATCTATTCAACGGACGCGcatagtgaaagaaaaaaaaaatacaatgaagCAATTGGATTCGTGAAAACTGAAAGGAACAAAAATGTTTTTCCAGTTCGTTCATTTTCTGCATGTACAAGACCTCAATAAAGGAGAAGTCCAAGTAAAAACCATGTCAAAATCTCCTAAATCATCCTTCCGATATGTGCTCCATCATAATTTCACAACGTATACAGAAACATTATATAATCAATACATGATTGCTCGTAATAATTGTTCAAACAACACTAAATGCTGACTGTAGAGTAGAGTTGAATCGAGAAGTGAGAGTCTGGGTTGCAAATTGTTGAAGCTGCTTCTTAGCATCTGGAATTTAGAAGGAAAAAATTCTATGAAGATTAACCAGTAAAGGCGTATTGGAAAGCAAATACAAAAGGCAATAATACAAGCAGGGCAAGACAGAAACGAATTCCAAGAATACACAAAATAATGAGAGAACCCATGAAATCTACCATCATATTTCTCCTGCATAAAAGCTGGAAAACCCAAACAAAGTTAAGGTGTGTTTGGTGCGAGGGAATTTCCACGGAAAATGATTCCCTAGAAAATACTTTCTTGGAATATAAGTGAATTTCTTACTCATTTACTAGTGGTTGgtaagcaagcaaaaaaaaaaaaaatacaccatcCCAAGAACATTTACATGCAATCTAATAAAAACACTATGGGGTTGGGATGGGGTAGGTAGTAGGGATCGGGGGTGGGATGGTCAAGGAGTAGTATTTGGGGCATTGGTGGATGGGGAGGAGACAATGAACTTGGAATGTCACTTATGAAAATTGTCTTCCCTACTTACATTGGGAAGTTATTCTCCTCATTTTTAAGGAACTTGTATtcgtagagaaaatattttgggcaaccaaacaagggaaaattGGAAAACGTTTTCTAGAAAATGATTTCCTCCATACCAGACACACCTTAAACATCAGCAATAGTAACACTGTTCGGTGAAGATTCTATAGAAGTTACAGTAAGTACATACCTTTGCGACATCTAGTAAAACCAACAATATTTGCAACGCTGAGAGTCAAGCAAACTCcaacaacaagaagataatcAGCTTGGAACCTAATGAGAGAGAATATCGCAAGAAAGAACCAAGCAACAGCCTACAACAAAATACACGTATCAGGTGCAACACATCAATGGATAACTATTTCACTTTGCAAAATAAGGTACAGATAGAAACAAAAGAAGTCCTACACCATATGCTAGAATATGCTTTCAAGTTTGAATCCTGAAAAAGTAAAAGCTGAAAACAGAAACCAAGAAACAGAGGTGTGAAAGGGACACTATTCTTATCCACagttttttttttgatgtttatTGCCTATTTTTCTTGAATTCTTTTCATTATTCAATACATGTGCTTAATTTGTTTATGTTGTACTTTAGAATATGCAGCTAGTGCGATACAGTCTCACTTACTGTTAGGTACAAAGTCCACCAGAACAGCCAGGAATCCTTCTTGTTCATGCGAGCCATTGACTGAAAGGAAAAAGGGTTGTCCAAGTCAACAAAGTTAATCATTAACTAAATGTGCCAGAACTTCTAAACTAAACCAAAGGTCTGAAGGTAAAGACATATGCTAAGAAACCAGATTACCCACCTCTTGATCAAGGCATTCAAATCTCCACACACTCTCGCCGTTATCATCAATTTCATTCCACCACCTTAAACCCACAAGGATACGCCCACTCACGTTCTTAACCACCCAAAAGTCAAGAGCAGCTAAAAGAACAGTTAACACAAAGATGATAACGAAACTATCAACAAATAACGCTGACAGTACATAAAACGCTAATGCTGCTGCCTGTGAATGCAAAGGAAAGGTTAAGAACGCAATTATAACATGTCATTAAAATAAGAAGACTATAATAAACTGGACCTTGAAGAGCACGTGAAAGAAACATATCTTTGGATGTGCATAGTCCTCCCCTGCAGGCTGAGAAAGAATGTGACAGAGTTTAATTAGCTTTAACAGAACGATCTATGTGGTCCCTCCTTTCCTTGCAGCGAAGagtgtttaggggtgtaaggggAAGGGAGCCTCAAGGAGAGAGAAAATGATGGAAGATTAGCAAAAAGAAGTAGcagaagaaaattaaaataaccaGAAGGGCAACAAACTCCTTTAAGCTATGAGTATTGTGCATTAAAAGGTTcaccattttttattaaaaagaaaaattaccttCAGGGACACCCgacaaaaaattcatttttaccTACATTGCTTCTCCTAGATCATCTATTCCTTCTTCCATCCAGATGATGATCTAAAAAGAATGAACTTAAGATAATACAATAACAACACAACTACCACTCAATCCCATCCTAGTTGAGATTGGCTATATAGATCTGTTTCCTTGCATTCAGATCAgtttcattccaatattcaatAGGTCGGGATTATACAGAACAATCACAAAGTTTTTGGCTGTACGAGTTTTCTACATCTACCTTTACAATACTTGAGTATTCCAAGTAAAAAACCTGTTCCTAGAAGCAAATTAGGATTTCAACATTTAGaatatttatcatattatgatttaaTTTATGCTAGACATAAACCTACCGCACCCTCCCTGCTTTGTCTGGATGTGAACCTCGTGCAAAGCTCACATTGATTTGAGAATAGAATAAAGCAGGAGTGATTTGgcatctttcaaaaagagataCAACTAATAAACAACCAACGACAGAACTTAAAAAGCCATCTATAGACCCTTTATGCCCAATCATTTCGAATAACTCATGCATCATCCATACATAATGAATTGATGTGGTATATTCCTATCAGCAGTAAGAGCTTCTTACTGAGAAACTTGACAGTACTTATGGAGACCAAAAAAGGCATATTGAAATTATCAGAAGGATTGCAGAAATAGCACCCCGCGTATTACTATCTGTTCaagtatatataaataaataaacatcaaatATGCTCCACCATACAAAGTTGCACCAACAAACTCTGACTGCGCgaatcaaactaaccaaaatcTGTTTAAAGGGACACTTCAGCAGTTCAGTCCTATTGACAATGAAATATATCAAGACAAATCCAGCATATGAGTTAATTCAAccaatattcttttattttcacctCATTGTTCTAGTTATCTTACAGTGCAGCTGAAAAAAagtttcttttcttctattaGTATACATTGTCAAATATTTGTCAGTCTAATTTGTCCAAAACTCATTAAAGTTACATCTCATCCTAAAACATAGATAGAGGGGGTGAGAGATAGAGAGAGGCAACGATACACTTGCCAAAGACACAAGCTGCTCACAGAAACTGACGCATCGAAAATTGCATTAATGTTATGTTGCATATACAGACCCATACTGATAATATGAAATACATTTAGCTATATGTTCAGTACTTAAGAAATATTGTGAGCTGAAAATGTAGAACGATCATTGCTATGGCTTGCTTATTAAATTCCATATGGACCTTGCATATCTTTTTCAACCAAAATCTTCAAGGAGAAAAAAGAACCTGTGTTCTATGTTCTATGTTCTAACACAAAATAAAAGGTCATTCCATTCCACCAGATGATCCAGTGTATAACATATAAGTGGAAAGAACATAATCTATGAACCTTTATTACATCAATGAAAGGGAAAATCTTGAAATAGATCTATGGCCCTGACTTCCTATGACATCTTAAACCAATAAAATAGGTTAAACTCATTTTGCCTGCTTTGTTGTATTCACTAGACCTTGAACTTTGATGATAGACCATAAACACAGATGTTTAGCAACATTTTGCCTTTTTATTACTACACTTTAGTTGTATTTGAGCTAATATGTTATTAATTTATACTCATTACGTGTGTATTGTTATGTAGGACGTGTTCCTGAGCTAACAAAATATTGTTACCTTTTGGACTCTATATATCTTTTTCACGATCTTCCTTGGTAAACAAAGGGATCCACATGAGGTATCACTCGTCCCATACTGAATTCATCAAATTGTGACGGTGAccccataacatcctcgaaacTACCATCAACAAAACTAGCACACCAACTCTTTTtacctatgttgcttggactctccaaaaaAGTCGCCACACCCATGTTAGATCCTCCGCAAATGCACTACTTAGGAATATTCAACCCACACCCATTGTCACCCATGTTAGATCCTCTGAAAATGCACTACTTAGGAATATTCAATCCACACCCATTGTCATTTtttaagagtccgagcaacatagtttTTTACTAATTCAATTATTTCACCTAGATTTGCATTAACAATTCACCCAATTAAATCAAATTTTACACCTTTCAGATCACACAACTCAAATTAAACCGAGAACTTCCAATTCCCAAACAGATCCGTAACACATAATACGCAGTACAAAAGTAATTCAAACgcgaaaaaacaaaagaaatagtaAATCAACAGATCAATTAATCATCACTAAATAATTACGAGctcaaacaaaaccctagaatCAATGCAATTcattaacaaaaacaacaattgtGAGATTTCAAGTATTATTTTCATAACaatttaatcaataaaaaaaagctatgaattaaataatgaaaactGTGAAACTTACTGGATTAAGATCCATGAAGAGTTTTCGAATCAAATGCGCTAAGGATTTTGCCTGATTTCGTTTCGTCTCTCTAAAATTGTCGTAATAATTTCATGGAAATGGAGCTGTTTCCTAATTTAGATTTGGCATTGGCAAATGTTTGGAATTCTACAAATTGTACCCCAAAGCTTTTGTTATTTAGGAAATGCCCCCAAGAATTTTATTGTTCTTCCATTCTAGTTGGTAAAATATAGGATTTTTTTCTAGTTCATTAAATATAGGATTATAGGTTAgttaacaacaaaaatatattggTTGAAATTTCATAAGCGGGGTTTAGGGAGGGTAAAGTATGTGCTGACCTTATTACCTTACGGAGGTAAAGAGGCTTTTTCGAAAAATCTTCGATTCATGTGCAATAAATCTAAGTATGAACAACAACTATCAAGGAAAGAAATGTAAAGCCTACAAGTAACAAGGACAACAACCAAATACTACTATGACGATAGATATTAGAAGTAATAGCTATAAAAAAGGATAGTACAACGACAATTGCAACAAGCCTAACCctcaaaaaataacataatactAACTGCCTACTAATCTTCTACCCTGGTACGCATCTTCCATATCCTTTTCTTTAAGATTATGTACTTCGTAACCTGAAATTGTATCATGTCATATCTAATTACATATTATTGATACTTATTCAACCTATTTTTACCCTACCTCTCCTCATACCTACTATATCCAACTTCACGCACCTCTTTATTGGAGTAAAGACACGTTATTTGTTAAAcgatgatgtatatatatgtattgtttttTACGGAAGCATATTTCCTTTTAAATCATAGAGTTGGGAGGTATTTTTTCCCCCTCTTTTCATTTTATGTATAGAATATAGATGTCATATTACATATCATGCTTAAAGGAACCATATTCGTTATTCTTTTAGGGTAcatttggtttttttttttaagattcagatgtATGAATCTAAATAcaaatctgaatgattaagatgctgtctctagatctgaaaactgaatgattaagactgtttgcttttcaacatctgaatgtacaaaaaaaaattatttgtatgtataataaaataaaaaatacaattcaaattaaaaattaattatgtattataaaagtatgtaatttaatacaacaaaattattatttgattgagaaaaatattaatgtttGTTAGCGATAATGaaaatggtttataatggtggttgcgatGACAATGATTTATGTTGGTGATAAATAATGTTGGTGgcgatagttgtgatggttggtattgtagtgactgttgtGATGGTAgcgattgatggtggtggtgatgtgacgttgcttgatgttagtagtttgaggtattgattgtgttggctgaaacatgaatgcatgatggttgatgatgtgttggtgctagttggagatgtttgttgggatggtggagatggttgttagtagagataaattgtagagATGATAGTGGTTGAAATGGTAGTAGAGGTGatgttactagtgacaatggtggtagCGGTCGAAGAAtat
The Capsicum annuum cultivar UCD-10X-F1 chromosome 6, UCD10Xv1.1, whole genome shotgun sequence DNA segment above includes these coding regions:
- the LOC107875758 gene encoding Golgi apparatus membrane protein-like protein ECHIDNA, with protein sequence MDLNPPAGEDYAHPKICFFHVLFKAAALAFYVLSALFVDSFVIIFVLTVLLAALDFWVVKNVSGRILVGLRWWNEIDDNGESVWRFECLDQESMARMNKKDSWLFWWTLYLTAVAWFFLAIFSLIRFQADYLLVVGVCLTLSVANIVGFTRCRKDAKKQLQQFATQTLTSRFNSTLQSAFSVV